From Pelotomaculum isophthalicicum JI, one genomic window encodes:
- the pyrE gene encoding orotate phosphoribosyltransferase, translated as MLTMDEVQSIFLETGAMLNGHFRLTSGRHSDRYFQCAMVLQHPGHTESLCRELAGRFAGEKISAVVGPAMGGIIVSYEVARALGVRSMFAERENGVMKLRRGFYINPGEKVLVVEDVITTGGSVLEVIEVVRKSGGEVVGAGVLVDRSNGKVDLGVTTEALLVTEVLSCPPEECPLCKKGIEVVKPGSRNI; from the coding sequence ATGCTTACAATGGATGAAGTTCAGTCAATATTTCTAGAAACCGGAGCGATGCTCAACGGTCATTTCCGGTTGACATCAGGCCGTCACAGCGACAGGTATTTTCAGTGCGCTATGGTTTTGCAACATCCCGGTCATACTGAATCTCTTTGCCGTGAATTGGCCGGGCGGTTTGCCGGCGAGAAGATTTCCGCAGTTGTCGGTCCGGCTATGGGCGGTATCATTGTGTCCTACGAGGTGGCCCGGGCACTCGGAGTCCGCAGTATGTTTGCCGAACGGGAAAACGGCGTCATGAAACTAAGGAGAGGTTTTTATATTAATCCCGGTGAAAAGGTGCTGGTGGTGGAGGACGTGATTACTACCGGCGGTTCGGTGCTTGAAGTCATTGAAGTTGTCCGGAAGTCAGGTGGCGAGGTAGTTGGCGCCGGGGTGCTGGTTGACCGGAGCAATGGAAAAGTGGACTTGGGTGTAACGACTGAAGCGCTCCTGGTTACGGAGGTATTATCCTGCCCGCCGGAAGAATGCCCGTTGTGCAAGAAAGGGATCGAAGTAGTAAAACCAGGCAGTAGAAATATTT